A genomic window from Sulfurospirillum diekertiae includes:
- a CDS encoding tetratricopeptide repeat protein: MKKFLHLLSFLALCTSLSYADDLMNGLNAYEKSDYDSAVTFFQSGCDADNAEACYNLGNMYDSGLGVYKDDAKAVSLFTKSCDGGFSDGCYNLGIMYDTGEGVAKDAIKAFTLFYKSCESGHTRGCYSVALMYYKGQGVQKDYSKALSLFQKTCDEGYEKSCYNLGVMYRNGEGVTKNLDKALELYKRACEQNLSIACDKYGKLRNEMQ, from the coding sequence GATCTCATGAATGGATTAAACGCATACGAGAAGAGCGACTACGATAGTGCAGTTACATTTTTTCAAAGTGGTTGTGATGCAGATAATGCCGAAGCGTGTTATAACCTTGGCAATATGTACGACTCAGGGCTTGGCGTTTACAAAGATGATGCAAAAGCTGTTTCACTCTTTACAAAGTCATGTGATGGCGGTTTTTCAGATGGTTGTTACAATCTTGGCATTATGTATGACACAGGAGAAGGTGTCGCCAAAGATGCCATCAAAGCGTTTACCCTTTTTTATAAATCGTGCGAAAGTGGTCATACGAGAGGCTGTTACAGCGTTGCACTGATGTACTACAAAGGGCAAGGTGTCCAAAAAGATTACAGTAAAGCTCTTTCATTGTTCCAAAAAACCTGTGATGAAGGCTACGAAAAGAGCTGTTATAATTTGGGTGTGATGTACCGCAATGGTGAAGGAGTAACCAAAAATTTGGATAAAGCACTCGAACTTTACAAACGTGCCTGTGAACAAAATCTCTCAATCGCATGCGATAAATATGGAAAACTTAGAAATGAGATGCAGTAA